One window of Salvelinus fontinalis isolate EN_2023a chromosome 19, ASM2944872v1, whole genome shotgun sequence genomic DNA carries:
- the LOC129816494 gene encoding translationally-controlled tumor protein homolog isoform X1, protein MFSDIYKIKESPTGMLLEVEGKMVSRTENIDDCLLGANASAEVQDDGCESSTVNGVDIVLNHKLQETSFTKDSYKGYIKDYMKAIKAKLEENNPDREKPFMAGAQEEIKKIMGNMKNYQVYEPRWYGWSARLP, encoded by the exons ATGTTCTCTGACATTTACAAGATCAAAGAATCACCAACTGGGATGTTATTGGAAGTAGAGGGAAAG atgGTTAGTAGAACGGAGAATATCGATGACTGTCTGTTGGGGGCAAATGCGTCGGCGGAGGTGCAGGATGACGGCTGCGAGTCCAGCACAGTCAATGGAGTGGACATCGTTCTCAACCACAAACTGCAGGAGACATCCTTCACCAAGGACTCATACAAGGGCTACATCAAGGACTACATGAAGGC GATCAAGGCTAAGCTGGAGGAGAATAACCCAGACAGAGAGAAGCCCTTCATGGCTGGAGCTCAGGAGGAGATCAAGAAGATCATGGGCAACATGAAGAACTACCAG GTGTATGAACCCAGATGGTATGGTTGGTCTGCTCGACTTCCGTGA
- the LOC129816494 gene encoding translationally-controlled tumor protein homolog isoform X2, with amino-acid sequence MVSRTENIDDCLLGANASAEVQDDGCESSTVNGVDIVLNHKLQETSFTKDSYKGYIKDYMKAIKAKLEENNPDREKPFMAGAQEEIKKIMGNMKNYQVYEPRWYGWSARLP; translated from the exons atgGTTAGTAGAACGGAGAATATCGATGACTGTCTGTTGGGGGCAAATGCGTCGGCGGAGGTGCAGGATGACGGCTGCGAGTCCAGCACAGTCAATGGAGTGGACATCGTTCTCAACCACAAACTGCAGGAGACATCCTTCACCAAGGACTCATACAAGGGCTACATCAAGGACTACATGAAGGC GATCAAGGCTAAGCTGGAGGAGAATAACCCAGACAGAGAGAAGCCCTTCATGGCTGGAGCTCAGGAGGAGATCAAGAAGATCATGGGCAACATGAAGAACTACCAG GTGTATGAACCCAGATGGTATGGTTGGTCTGCTCGACTTCCGTGA